A single Watersipora subatra chromosome 7, tzWatSuba1.1, whole genome shotgun sequence DNA region contains:
- the LOC137401115 gene encoding zinc finger protein 26-like, translated as MKASPVKSDPETNSFRGSLYPTDIEVKVEPDDSSFNTDSNEEVAEMKTEPESNGGADNLYPTDIEIILEPESCSFSTHCDKDAKRRIEPESDGGAENLYSTGKKCGHKSFQKDQNDIFGRLSTTTVKTKVNGLTPRKPPQCELCSASFARRSTLTTHMRTHTGEKPFQCMICCSRFAQNQSLTLHMRTHTGEKPYQCKICSSRFAHRHNLTDHIKTHTGEKPFQCEVCSSRFARRYELTIHIRTHTGEKPYQCKICSRQFASHNSLTSHMKTHTGEKPFQCKICSSQFAHRQNLTSHMRTHTGEKPFQCKICISQFAQCSTLIGHMKTHTGEKSFQCKICSSQFARRQNLTSHMKTHTGEKPFQCEVCSSRFAHRHELTSHMRTHTGEKPYQCKICSSRFAHRHNLTDHIKTHTGEKPFQCEVCSSRFARRYELTSHIRTHTGEKPYQCKICSRQFVSHSSLTSHMKTHTGEKPFQCKICSSQFAHRQNLTSHMRTHTGEKPCQCKICISRFAQCSTLIGHMKTHTGEKSFQCKICSSRFARRHNLTSHMKTHTGEKPYQCKICSRQFARRNILTSHMKTHTGEKPFQCEVCSSRFAHRHELTSHMKTHTGEKPYQCKICSRQFARRNNLTSHMKTHTGEKPFQCEICSNQFAHRHNLTSHMRTHTGEKPF; from the exons aTATTGAAGTTAAGGTGGAACCTGACGATTCATCATTCAACACAGATAGTAATGAAG aAGTTGCAGAAATGAAAACAGAACCAGAATCCAATGGTGGTGCTGATAACCTCTACCCAACTG ACATCGAAATTATTCTAGAACCAGAGAGTTGTTCATTCAGCACACACTGTGATAAag ATGCAAAAAGGAGAATAGAACCAGAATCCGATGGTGGTGCTGAAAACCTCTACTCAACTG GTAAAAAATGTGGACACAAATCTTTTCAAAAAGATCAAAATGATATATTTGGAAGATTATCCACTACCACTGTAAAGACAAAAGTAAATGGTCTCACCCCTAGAAAACCTCCTCAGTGTGAGCTATGCAGTGCTAGCTTTGCTCGCCGCAGTACTCTAACAACTCACATGAGAACAcacactggagagaagccatttcaatgtATGATATGCTGTAGTCGATTTGCCCAAAACCAGTCTCTAACACTTCATatgaggactcacactggagaaaaaccataCCAGTGCAAGATATGCAGCAGTCGATTTGCTCATCGCCATAATCTAACAGATCACATaaagactcatactggagagaagccatttcagtgtgaagtatgcagtagtcggtttgctcGTCGCTATGAACTAACAATTCATATaaggactcatactggagaaaaaccataCCAGTGCAAGATATGCAGTCGTCAATTTGCTAGTCACAATAGTCTAACAAGTCACATgaagactcatactggagagaagccatttcagtgtaagatttgcagtagtcAGTTCGCTCATCGTCAAAATCTAACAAGtcacatgaggactcacactggagagaaaCCATTTCAGTGTAAGATATGCATTAGTCAGTTTGCTCAATGCAGTACTCTAATTGGTCATATgaagactcatactggagaaaagtCATTCCAGTGCAAGATATGCAGCAGTCAATTTGCTCGTCGCCAGAATCTAACAAGTCATATgaagactcatactggagagaagccatttcagtgtgaagtatgcagtagtcggtttgctcATCGCCATGAACTAACAAGTCATatgaggactcacactggagaaaaaccataCCAGTGCAAGATATGCAGCAGTCGATTTGCTCATCGCCATAATCTAACAGATCACATaaagactcatactggagagaagccatttcagtgtgaagtatgcagtagtcggtttgctcGTCGCTATGAACTAACAAGTCATATacggactcatactggagaaaaaccataCCAGTGCAAAATATGCAGTCGTCAATTTGTTAGTCACAGTAGTCTAACAAGTCACATgaagactcatactggagagaagccatttcagtgtaagatttgcagtagtcAGTTCGCTCATCGTCAAAATCTAACAAGtcacatgaggactcacactggagagaaaCCATGTCAGTGTAAGATATGCATTAGTCGGTTTGCTCAATGCAGTACTCTAATTGGTCATATgaagactcatactggagaaaagtCATTCCAGTGCAAGATATGCAGCAGTCGATTTGCTCGTCGCCATAATCTAACAAGTCATATgaagactcatactggagaaaaaccataCCAGTGCAAGATATGCAGTCGTCAATTTGCTCGTCGCAATATTCTAACAAGTCATATgaagactcatactggagagaagccatttcagtgtgaagtatgcagtagtcggtttgctcATCGCCATGAACTAACAAGTCATATgaagactcatactggagaaaaaccataCCAGTGCAAGATATGCAGTCGTCAATTTGCTCGTCGCAATAATCTAACAAGTCATATgaagactcatactggagagaagccatttcagtgtgAGATTTGCAGTAATCAGTTTGCTCATCGTCATAATCTAACAAGtcacatgaggactcacactggagagaaaCCATTTTAG